In a genomic window of Corynebacterium choanae:
- the rfbA gene encoding glucose-1-phosphate thymidylyltransferase RfbA, which translates to MKGIILAGGTGSRLYPITLGVSKQLVPIYDKPMIYYPLSTLMLAGITDIAVITTPKDADQFRRLLGDGSQFGVRLTFLVQESPNGLAEAFLLAEEHIGDDAVALVLGDNIFYGAGLGTQLRQFTTIDGAAIFAYWVADPTAYGVVDFNDEGIVTSLVEKPESPRTHYAVPGLYFYDNAVVDIAKQLTPSARGELEITDVNSEYLRRGKLRVDVLPRGTAWLDTGTVDLLLAAGDFVRTIEQRQGLKIGCPEEVAWRMGFIDDAALRAQAEALTKSGYGDYLLGLLQRGRH; encoded by the coding sequence TTGAAAGGCATTATTTTAGCGGGCGGAACGGGGAGCAGACTGTATCCGATCACGCTTGGGGTGAGTAAACAGCTGGTGCCTATCTATGACAAGCCGATGATTTATTATCCGCTGTCCACCCTGATGCTTGCTGGTATCACCGATATTGCGGTGATCACCACCCCTAAGGATGCTGACCAATTTCGTCGGCTGCTGGGGGATGGCTCCCAATTTGGGGTGCGGCTGACGTTTCTTGTGCAGGAGTCACCGAATGGGTTAGCAGAGGCGTTCCTTCTTGCCGAAGAGCATATTGGGGACGATGCTGTGGCGTTGGTGCTGGGGGACAATATTTTCTATGGTGCCGGTCTTGGTACGCAGCTGCGGCAGTTCACCACGATTGATGGGGCGGCGATTTTTGCCTATTGGGTTGCTGATCCGACCGCTTACGGGGTGGTGGATTTCAACGATGAGGGGATTGTTACTTCGCTGGTGGAAAAACCCGAGTCGCCGCGCACCCACTATGCGGTGCCGGGGCTGTATTTTTACGACAATGCGGTGGTTGATATTGCAAAACAGCTCACCCCTTCGGCGCGGGGTGAGCTTGAGATCACCGATGTGAATTCGGAATATTTACGCCGCGGCAAACTTCGGGTTGATGTGTTGCCGCGGGGCACCGCCTGGTTGGATACGGGAACGGTTGATTTGCTGCTGGCAGCTGGTGATTTTGTGCGCACAATTGAGCAGCGGCAAGGGTTGAAGATTGGCTGCCCTGAGGAGGTGGCCTGGCGAATGGGGTTTATTGACGATGCGGCGCTACGGGCGCAGGCGGAAGCGTTAACCAAATCGGGATATGGGGATTATCTGCTGGGGTTGCTGCAGCGGGGGCGTCACTAA
- the rfbC gene encoding dTDP-4-dehydrorhamnose 3,5-epimerase, translating into MLARDTILPDVLISTPQVHPDERGSFAEWFKTSEFIELTGYPFGVEQANVSVSREGVIRGLHFAELPPGQAKWVHCAAGTILDVIVDIRSGSPTFGKHTTVELSAENRKSVFVPDGFAHGFAAITDATVMYLTTAEYNPVVEHGINPFDPTLNIAWPAGMDILSEKDRFAPAFQDFVERELLPDYETAVETAAEMRALWADAEDNA; encoded by the coding sequence ATGCTTGCACGAGATACCATCCTGCCCGATGTGCTGATCAGCACCCCCCAGGTGCATCCTGACGAACGCGGAAGTTTCGCTGAATGGTTTAAAACCAGCGAGTTTATTGAACTCACCGGCTATCCCTTCGGTGTTGAACAGGCCAATGTCAGCGTCTCCCGGGAAGGTGTTATTCGCGGGCTGCACTTTGCTGAGCTTCCCCCAGGCCAAGCAAAATGGGTGCATTGTGCCGCAGGAACCATTCTTGACGTTATTGTTGACATTCGCAGCGGTTCACCTACCTTTGGCAAGCACACCACAGTCGAGTTAAGCGCCGAAAATCGCAAGAGTGTGTTTGTGCCCGACGGGTTTGCCCACGGTTTCGCTGCTATCACCGACGCCACGGTGATGTATCTGACGACTGCGGAATACAATCCCGTCGTGGAGCATGGGATCAATCCGTTCGACCCCACGCTCAACATTGCGTGGCCGGCAGGAATGGATATTTTGAGCGAAAAGGATCGTTTCGCGCCAGCGTTTCAAGATTTTGTCGAACGGGAATTGTTGCCTGATTACGAAACTGCGGTTGAAACCGCCGCTGAGATGCGGGCATTGTGGGCTGACGCGGAAGACAACGCCTAG
- the rfbB gene encoding dTDP-glucose 4,6-dehydratase — protein sequence MRLLVTGGAGFIGSNFVHRSLAQHDCTITVLDIMGYAANPQSLAGLADNYPSRFDLVVGDICDKPLVDKLVAEHDVVVHFAAESHNDQSLRDPLRFATTNVLGTIGVCEAAVRHSKRLHHISTDEVFGDLAFDDPHKFTPDTCYRPSSPYSASKASADHFVRAYIRSFGLAATISNCSNNYGPRQHPEKFIPRQITALLSGQQPRLYGSGQHVRDWIHVDDHNDAVWKIIESGQLGETYLIGADGEHTNAQVIAYLLEIVGADPHDYVHVTDRAGHDRRYAIDASSTLALGWEPQHRDFRAGLAETVAWYRENPQWWANSRQQAEAFYQQSETITGNGGDATGS from the coding sequence ATGCGTCTGCTCGTCACCGGCGGAGCCGGGTTTATCGGCTCGAACTTTGTCCACCGCAGTCTTGCCCAGCATGATTGCACCATCACGGTGTTGGACATCATGGGCTATGCAGCCAATCCGCAATCTTTAGCCGGATTAGCGGATAACTATCCCTCCCGCTTTGATCTGGTAGTCGGCGATATTTGCGACAAACCGTTAGTCGATAAGCTGGTTGCCGAGCATGATGTGGTGGTGCATTTCGCCGCGGAAAGCCACAACGACCAGTCGCTTCGCGATCCGCTGCGGTTTGCCACCACCAATGTTTTAGGAACGATCGGGGTGTGTGAGGCGGCTGTGCGACACAGCAAACGGCTTCACCACATCTCTACGGATGAAGTGTTTGGGGATTTAGCCTTCGACGATCCGCACAAATTCACCCCGGACACCTGCTATCGGCCATCGTCGCCGTATTCGGCGTCGAAAGCCTCCGCAGACCATTTTGTGCGCGCCTATATTCGCTCCTTTGGCCTGGCTGCCACCATCAGTAACTGTTCAAATAATTACGGTCCGCGCCAGCATCCAGAAAAGTTTATTCCCCGCCAGATCACTGCGCTGCTCTCCGGGCAGCAGCCGCGGCTGTATGGCAGCGGGCAGCATGTGCGTGACTGGATTCATGTCGACGACCACAATGATGCGGTGTGGAAAATTATAGAATCCGGCCAGCTCGGTGAAACCTATCTCATCGGCGCCGATGGTGAGCACACTAATGCGCAGGTGATCGCCTATCTGTTGGAGATTGTTGGGGCGGATCCCCATGATTATGTGCACGTCACCGACCGGGCGGGTCACGACCGACGCTATGCGATCGATGCCTCGTCCACGCTGGCGCTCGGGTGGGAGCCGCAGCATCGGGATTTTCGTGCCGGGCTTGCTGAAACTGTTGCCTGGTATCGGGAAAATCCGCAGTGGTGGGCGAATTCCCGGCAGCAGGCTGAGGCGTTTTATCAACAATCCGAAACGATCACCGGCAACGGTGGCGATGCCACCGGCAGCTAG
- a CDS encoding LysE family translocator — MLLSSSLLAACLSLALAVTVLIAMPGPAIVFLVNQTLTQSRRAAFASMWGHMLGATVLGLVLVVLLGSLVSTYPIIHLIIRIAGAVVLLLLGLSYLTSKHHLDPQPNPQQPTGNRPSPQQQPLLAGFVLGATNIKVVIAYTTIVPTFLPQDVQPLPGLIILALVPTIIGIISDSAWIQAAHLVRGKLAADSPVIGRITRAGGIILILLAIATFTGRLA; from the coding sequence ATGCTGCTTTCTTCTTCCTTGCTTGCCGCCTGCCTTTCGTTGGCGCTTGCAGTCACCGTGCTGATCGCTATGCCTGGTCCGGCGATTGTGTTTCTGGTCAACCAGACACTGACCCAATCCCGCCGGGCCGCATTCGCCTCCATGTGGGGACATATGCTGGGGGCAACCGTCCTCGGGCTGGTGTTGGTGGTGCTCCTGGGCAGTTTGGTTTCCACCTATCCGATTATTCATCTCATAATCCGCATCGCCGGGGCAGTGGTGCTGCTGCTTCTCGGGTTGAGTTATCTCACCAGCAAGCATCACCTTGACCCGCAGCCCAACCCTCAGCAGCCAACAGGCAACCGGCCATCCCCACAGCAGCAGCCATTGTTGGCAGGTTTTGTGCTTGGCGCAACCAACATCAAAGTGGTGATCGCCTACACCACGATCGTGCCCACCTTCCTTCCGCAAGATGTGCAACCGTTACCTGGGCTGATCATTTTGGCTCTCGTGCCCACCATTATTGGCATCATCAGCGATTCAGCCTGGATTCAGGCAGCGCATCTGGTGCGCGGTAAACTTGCCGCCGATTCCCCTGTCATCGGCCGCATCACCCGAGCCGGCGGGATTATTCTTATTCTGCTGGCCATCGCAACATTCACGGGGCGGCTGGCCTAG